Proteins from a genomic interval of Lolium perenne isolate Kyuss_39 chromosome 1, Kyuss_2.0, whole genome shotgun sequence:
- the LOC127347796 gene encoding F-box protein At5g49610, with amino-acid sequence MPPGGGGGDNGCTVPGHPPATGRLGRAEDAPPHPPPPPPFSATDVSLEMKKKQKQEDEQEQQPLGSLPEGPLVDILSRVPYRSLCRFKCVSKPWLALCSDPKLRKRCPQTLSGFFFNKSKCGLSFRNLSGKGAPMVDPSLPFLGGKYERVEVEQSCGGLLLCKYWESYKGRNKKKYGYAVCNPATGQWSVLTLIVLPDPVDGVPVIYDDIDDFFLAFDAANPSRFAVFAPLSNSFGEFAQVAIFSSDTRRWTSVENEWGYKNVLIGKPECALLNGTMHFGTHYGTIVTVDMEGKVWGEFDMPDDRPDKHNYTSIGQSQGCLYAWQIDNDNDCKLCVWVLQDYATGKWTLKHTANVSEIFGRQLDEDDHSYTLFAIHPDCNMVFLTDSENMTLSYDMDNQKVSAISTSRTEFVDGALYVPCFAEWLAEGH; translated from the exons ATgccgccaggaggaggaggaggcgacaATGGCTGCACGGTGCCGGGCCATCCGCCGGCGACCGgccgccttggccgcgccgaggaCGCCCCGCCccatccaccgccgccgccgccgttctcCGCCACCGACGTTTCGCTCGAG AtgaagaagaagcagaagcaggagGACGAGCAGGAGCAGCAGCCATTGGGGAGCCTTCCCGAGGGGCCGCTCGTCGACATCCTGTCTCGGGTGCCCTACAGGTCGCTCTGCCGCTTCAAATGCGTGTCCAAGCCGTGGCTTGCCCTCTGCTCCGACCCCAAACTCCGCAAGAGGTGCCCGCAGACCCTATCCGGGTTCTTCTTCAACAAGAGCAAATGCGGCCTCAGCTTCCGCAATCTGTCCGGGAAAGGCGCACCAATGGTTGACCCTTCTCTCCCTTTCCTGGGCGGGAAGTACGAACGCGTCGAGGTCGAACAAAGCTGCGGGGGCCTTCTCCTCTGCAAATACTGGGAATCCTATAAAGGGCGAAACAAGAAGAAATACGGATATGCTGTGTGCAATCCTGCGACTGGGCAGTGGAGTGTGCTAACTCTCATCGTGTTACCGGACCCAGTGGATGGTGTTCCTGTGATTTACGATGATATAGATGACTTCTTCTTGGCTTTCGACGCGGCCAATCCGTCCCGCTTTGCTGTGTTTGCCCCTCTGAGCAATTCTTTCGGCGAGTTTGCACAAGTGGCCATCTTCTCCTCTGACACTCGGCGATGGACTTCCGTGGAGAATGAGTGGGGCTACAAAAATGTTCTGATTGGTAAACCAGAGTGTGCTTTACTGAATGGCACTATGCATTTTGGTACCCATTATGGTACAATAGTCACAGTGGACATGGAGGGAAAGGTTTGGGGGGAATTTGATATGCCAGACGACAGGCCAGATAAGCATAACTATACTTCGATTGGGCAGTCTCAGGGGTGCTTGTATGCGTGGCAGATAGATAATGATAATGATTGCAAACTCTGTGTATGGGTTCTTCAGGACTATGCTACTGGGAAGTGGACCCTAAAGCACACTGCTAACGTTTCAGAAATATTCGGGAGGCAGCTTGATGAAGATGATCACTCCTATACGCTATTTGCGATTCACCCAGATTGCAATATGGTTTTCCTTACCGACAGCGAGAACATGACACTGTCATACGATATGGATAATCAGAAAGTCAGTGCTATAAGCACATCTAGAACTGAATTCGTGGATGGTGCACTCTATGTTCCCTGTTTTGCAGAATGGTTGGCCGAGGGTCACTAA